The DNA segment ATCTGGGAAGGTGAGTCATCTCCAAGAGAAGGCAGGTTTGCAACGCTGATCACGGTTCTCCTTTCCGGGCCAGGAGGGGTCGTGActgctgctgggcagaggggagagcACTGTGTGTCAGGCAGTTTCTCATCTTGCAAGAGACTCACGACCTTTGTGGGgatgagtgtgagtgagtgtcctGTGACTGGATGGTCTCAGCTCTGACAGCCACGAGTGGAGATGAGGTCCAGATCCTGGGGTTCAAGCCCTTTTCAGGACCCCATTCCTTTGGGGGACCTTGGGGCAGAAGAGGAGCCAGGAGTCGGAATCCCTCCTTGGAGCAGTGGAAGGGGCAGCAGCTGAGGGTGGGATTCCAGAAGACGGGCAACTCAGCCAAGCAGAAGAAGGGGAGGGGGGAGTTTGTGCTCAAGTAGTGTCCAGGAGCCACCCTCCCAGGTTCCCAGAGGCAAGGGCAGCACCTGTGGGTGGTTCAGGATGCATTCCTCACCCTGTTTGGCTGGGTGCAGTGGGGGTGGTACACAGCAGACGGTCTCCCCTAGTGGGGCCTGGTGTAGGGAGATGGCATAGCAATGAGCCTTCTGACTTGGCTTCAGAGGGGCTGTGAGGGGGATTGTGAGCAGAGAATGCCATTTGGCAGGTACGGGAGGAGTAGACTCCCCCAAAAGCGCTGTTAGCACCCTCATTCTAGCCATTGCCCACATACGTAGCCGCCCTTCCTGCTTGCCCCTCTCAGAATTCATGTGGAAAACGCTTCTCGGTGCCACTTGCCTCTTCTGTAGCCGCCTCTGCGCCTCCTCTCTCCTCATCCCAGCTGGTCTTCCTGCCTTGGTCCCTCTGGCTCCCCACCTGCTGTCAGCGCCACCTGAGGAAGCACAGTGACCTCAAGCAGTCTCTTCCCAACAGCATCGGCACTTCCCATGGCTTCCTCAGGTGCCAGAGTCTGGGGTCCGAAGGGGGACCCTGTTCCTGCTTCCATTTATAGCCCAATTTCCTAGCACAGTCCTCGTGTTGCCCAGTTTTCAGCTGCTCCTGGGGAGCCAGGGGCTGAATTTCTTCTTCCATCAGAGAAAAGACAATGCTGGATAAATGTCTATTTACATAACACTTCACCTGTGTGTCTGCCAACTTCTTGGGTGGGTGGGGAAAATAATGGGATCTcttcccattaaaaaaatgtgaaacGGACACTGTGTAAAAGGGACAGTAAGCTGTTGCAGCAATTGACACGAAGCTGTGAGGCACCAAGGAGCCCTGGCCTGACTCTGCACAGATGCAGGGCTCCCCCAAACGCCGGGGCAATGGCCATCCCCTGGGAAGGGACTGCCGTGGCTTAGCCCCCTTCAGGTCTCAGCGCTCACTCTGACCCTGTCCTCACACCCTGAGGGTGAGCTGTGACCATGCTGCTCCCCAATCTCCATCCAGTAGGTGCTGCAGAAGGGTGAGTGAACTCGCCACGGCCTCCCATGCTGTTGCTGGTAGTGACAGGCAATGCTCCATGCTAGGGAACGGTGAGGTCTTCCTGATCATTGATCTTAATAGGGGTCTGTCCTGTGAGCACACACATAGGCTGCTACGGGCGTGGGGGTGGGTTTGGAGTGGTGTCTGCTGCCTGGTGAATGTGTGTTGGCTCCTCCAGGGTTTACGTGCTGTGGTCTGTGTGCACATCTGCTGCTGTTTCGGCTCCTTATCACCCATCAGGCTTGCATAACCAGGCTGGCCCTGCTTCCTGCTTAGGAGCTATCAGTGCACCATCTGGACCTGCAAAAGGGGTGATAGGTTGTCCTCAGCCTCCCCACACCCAGACACTTCCTAATACCCAGCCCCTTGTCTCTAGCTGACCTCTGGCACCATGCATATGTTCCAAGGGCTGATGAACCTGGCCTTACCCTCAGTACCTGCTAACTGTCCTAACCCCACAGTGGGCCTGGCACAAGGATTGCACTGTCAGGGTGCACAGCCTCATCTTGTCAAGCTGTCTAGGTGGACCCCGGTTCCAGTTGTTGCTGGTGGTGACAGATGGCCACACTGGAAGACAAAGTGTTGGAGGAGGAGCTCTTCTGGGCCGCTCTCCCTCACAGGGGAACTCAGAACAGGGGTGCTCCGACAGAGTTTAGGAAGCACTGTCTGTTGCATGGATACTTCACTGCTGTCCTCCTATGACTTCCTGGGCAGAACACTGGTATAGGTCTTTATTGAAGGCACCCTGTGAGGGAGTAGGTGGTGACCCACTCAGAGCACCCCCCAGGAGCATCCAGGGGGAGAACTTCCCAAGGTGGTTCCCATGCAGGACCCCTCAGCTCAATCCCTTGCAGGTCGGACCTTGGAGAACGGGGCCCTGATGCGGGACATGGGCACCTGGCTGCTGATCTGCTCCTGCATCTGCACCTGGGTCGGCTTGGGGGCCTCTGCAccaggggaaggaggaggtgAGGGCACTAGAGAGGTAGGTGGGTGGAgagtggggcagggcagggctgtgctCTGTCAGACTCCACAGGGAAGGGTTTGTCCCAAACTGTGCTGGGACTTGTCATCCAGGAATCAATCTGGACTTTGGTCCCACCCATGCATGACGAATCAGAGCCTGTCACCACGCAGGCCTCCAGACTTGCCCTTGATGAATTTCTCAGGGATCCATCTCTAGGGACCGCCTGTCAGGGTGTCAGCTGCCAGAGCCTCACCGTCACCCATTCCCGCCCTGGAGCAGCAGCTACTGTGTCACTTTCCCCAGGGCCAGGTGCTGGGACTGTCACCTGCCTCAACAACAACATCCTGAGGATTGACTGCCACTGGTCTGCCCCAGAGCCAAGCCAGGGGGCCAAGTCATGGCTCCTCTTCACCAGGTGAGGCTGGAGGGCCAGGCACACCTgagaagggggcagggggcagggtcgAAGATAGGGTCCCCATGATAACAGCAGCAGGGGACCGGCTGGTGCAGCAGTCCCTTGGCCAACACATGCCTTTTCCAGCAAGCACGGGCCAGGCAGCAAGCACAGGTGTGTCTTCCAAGCCAGCGTGTGCAGCGTGCTGCTTCCCCCTGAGGAGGTGCTGGTGCCTTCTGACAGCTTCTCCATCACTTTGCACCATGACGTGTCTGGGGAGGAGCAGGTCAGCCTGGTGGACTCACAGTACCTGCCCCGGAGACATGGTGAGGCCTGCAGTGGGGTGTCCTGGCCAGGAGGCATCTGGCTGcttgggaggtgggggcagggcccTGCAGCTCATAACCCCCATGGCCCATGAGGGCTCTCAGCCCTACTAAGAGAGAGCCAGGGCTATGAGCAGGCTGGGCCCCCGGGAAGGGCAGGACCCCTGGTTACTGGAGGGTGGGGTTTTAGAGGAGGATGAGATGCAGGGCTTTGAGCTGGGGCACAGGTTACAACTTAAGTTACTTGAAATGTACTTCAGTCATAGCAGGAAGAACTATAGTGAGACCCTGGGAGGTGCTTCCAGGAGCAGCTCATAAAGGGAAGGGGAAGGCAAGAGTTTGAAATCACCTTGTATGGgtgcaggggctggaggaagtCATTGACATCCTGTCCCACCTGGGgttctctgaacctgtttcctgGTGAGGCCCCTGGTTTGAGAGGTCCCACTGGAATCTTTCAGATCTCCAGTCGGGGGCGTGCTGACTGACACACCCTCATATGGCCTCATTCTGTTTCAGTGAAGCTGGACCCTCCTTTGGACTTGAATAGCAATGTCAGCTCTGGCAACTGTGCCCTGACCTGGAGCATCAGTCCTGCCTTGGAGCCACTGACCTCACTCCTCAGCTATGAACTGGCCTTCAAGAAACAGGAAGAGACTTGGGAGGTAACACTTGAGCTGGCTACCCCAGGAGCCTCTGGGACAGCAGCCCAGGGATGCTCCTCATCCCACACGGGGGGATGTCAGTTCAGGATTAGGAGGAGGGTAGGCGACCAGAGCCAAGGTAGGTCTGTGCAAGCCTGATGAGTGTGACTGTGcacatatgtgtttgtgtgtgtgtatacacatgtgtCAGCATGTAAGGGTGCCTGTGTGTGCTTATATGTATGAGTGTTCACAGGGCAATCCTATGTGTTTGAGTGTATGAGTATAGTGAGTGTGGTGACCATGttcgtgtgtgcatgtgtgtaagtgtgcatataggtaaatgaattaaatgtgcatgcatgtatatatgtaagtGTGTCCATGCGAACGTACGTGgttgtgtgtgcacatgtttatgtgtgtgcacatgtagtGGTTGTGCATGTTTATGtttatgcatgtgtatgtacGTGTGTATATTTGTGCACGAGCATGcatttatgtgtgtaggtgtgtgtgtgcatgtgcatttaATTATGTGAAACACGTGTATGTGCATTTGtgcatgcatttgtgtgtgtgaatttatgtgtgtgtctgtgcattgGTGTGTGCACGTGTTTGTGCATTTGTGAATGTGCATGTGCATATGTTCTCAAGGGCCAGTGGGCCCAGTCTCACCTTCAGCAACTGCTAACCTTCCTTAACCCCACAGCAGGCCCGGTACAAGGATCGCATTTTTGGGGTGACCTGGCTCATCCTGGAAGCTGTTGAGCTGGACCCTGGCTCCAGCTATGAGGCCAGGCTGCGTGTCCAGATGGCCACACCGGAGGATGAAGTGGCAGAGGAGGAGCGCTTTGAGGGCCTGTGGAGTGAGTGGAGCCAGGCCGTGAGCTTCCGCTCTCCCTGGATAAGAGGTGGTTGTTGCCCTGCCGGAGTCTGGGCGTGGCCTCCTTCCCCCGTTCATCCCACACTTCCACCTGTTCACTCTCCCGGATCCCCGCCCTGCAGCAGTCATGCCGTAGTTGACTACTCTCCCCTGGAGATGTGACATGTGTAAGGAGGAAACAAACTCCTGCTGAGCAGTGGGCTTCCCAGGAACCCGTAGTTACTGGGTATCATTGGGAGTGGGTGTGGGCAATGTCTGCACACTAGGCCTGGGGCTTTTGTTTCTGGAGCCTGGATATGGCCCAGAGGTGCTAAGAGTGCTCGCTGAGCCTGATGACCGTGCATACGGGCGTGTGAGGCACAGGGGTGTGTGATTTACCCAGTGTGCTGTAGCAGGGGTGGCACAAACCTCTGAGGCCCATGTCGAACTCTCCTCTGTGGCCCAGGGCACTCCTAGTGGTGCCTTTGCCACGCACATGGATCTGGAGAAACATCCAGAGCTTGAGCGCGCTCACTGCCCCGACCTTTCCTGCTCGTAGGCCGCCTGACACCTGCTTTGGGGAAGCCCCACGGCACCCTTGTTGCTGTCTTCATCTTTTTCCTGCTGACCAGTTTGACCTTTGTCCTGTTCAAGCTGTCACCCAGGTTGGTAGCCAAGGGgcgtgtgtgtttgagtgtgtgcatgtgtttttgaatgtgtgtgtgtgagaatttgtgtttccttttgaGTGCGTGTGCCTGTGTGGGTGTGAGTCAGGTGGGGCATCGAGAGCCAAACCAGCAACCCCTTTCCCTGTGCTCCTCCCCACCACGTGGTCCTGGATGTCGTGGGATTTTTAGGCCTCTGCTCTGGACAGAGGGGAGTTCCCAACTTGCCAGGTGTTGGGGCTGTCTGTGGCCCCAAAGAGCTGTGCAGGGACTCAGAGTCACCAGGATCAAGTGACCTGAGGTCCTCGGCTCTTGCCTCTGAAGGTTACTTGGTGAATTGCTCATTTGGTGGATGTCATAGACCAAGACAGACACCAGGGCCCTCCTGAAATAAGCCATCATACACATCAGGGTACAAGAGGCCTCATCAAAGACCGGGTGCCAGAGGATACTGGCCAGGTGTGGACAGGTAGCAGAGAAGGTGAGAGGAGGTCAGACAGAGAGAGCAAGGTTGGGTGGGGGAGAGAGGTGTTGGTGGGGCCTGGTGGGGTTGGTGAGAGGGCTGAGGAGGACGCCAGGCTCATCCTCAGAGCAAAGGGAAGTGCGTGAGGTGTGTTAGATAGTGTGTGACGTGATATGGTTTATGTTTTTAGGATGGATGTTTGGGGTACAAGGGGTTGGGGAGAACCTGCGAGGGAGCCAGCGCTGGGATCTGGAGAGAAGATATTTGGCTTGAGTTGGTGAGAGAAGTAGACATGGAGGAAAGTCGAGGGAAATGCCAGGGTcttaggaagaaaaacagagggaacacGTGGGCCGATCCGATATGATCGGTGACC comes from the Manis pentadactyla isolate mManPen7 chromosome 10, mManPen7.hap1, whole genome shotgun sequence genome and includes:
- the IL9R gene encoding interleukin-9 receptor isoform X2, which codes for MWAACARITGCCSYLRTRAERLCRDSRRQVTCRSGGLGPLSLDVGSGRCIWEGRTLENGALMRDMGTWLLICSCICTWVGLGASAPGEGGGTACQGVSCQSLTVTHSRPGAAATVSLSPGPGAGTVTCLNNNILRIDCHWSAPEPSQGAKSWLLFTSKHGPGSKHRCVFQASVCSVLLPPEEVLVPSDSFSITLHHDVSGEEQVSLVDSQYLPRRHVKLDPPLDLNSNVSSGNCALTWSISPALEPLTSLLSYELAFKKQEETWEARYKDRIFGVTWLILEAVELDPGSSYEARLRVQMATPEDEVAEEERFEGLWSEWSQAVSFRSPWIRGRLTPALGKPHGTLVAVFIFFLLTSLTFVLFKLSPRVKKTFDQHVPSPAAFFQPLYSVHDGNFQTWTGAHRAGWSLSQDYVGTPREGSESSVQEAVAMLTYDTGVPWQSLGLEEEEGLGTGLPADVLSAGHMEWRGQPPAYLPQEDWGPVSPPGPAPLPSQGSSSGYCALGCYQACCPSTIPGDTHSSVSILPVAFGISRDQLNLDPQQGDAGLDPESYRALTWSVAPCLFWGKWTKVFGAHP
- the IL9R gene encoding interleukin-9 receptor isoform X5, translating into MWAACARITGCCSYLRTRAERLCRDSRRQVTCRSGGLGPLSLDVGSGRCIWEGRTLENGALMRDMGTWLLICSCICTWVGLGASAPGEGGGTACQGVSCQSLTVTHSRPGAAATVSLSPGPGAGTVTCLNNNILRIDCHWSAPEPSQGAKSWLLFTSKHGPGSKHRCVFQASVCSVLLPPEEVLVPSDSFSITLHHDVSGEEQVSLVDSQYLPRRHVKLDPPLDLNSNVSSGNCALTWSISPALEPLTSLLSYELAFKKQEETWEQARYKDRIFGVTWLILEAVELDPGSSYEARLRVQMATPEDEVAEEERFEGLWSEWSQAVSFRSPWIRGRLTPALGKPHGTLVAVFIFFLLTSLTFVLFKLSPSSLFSGMRPADSSCLVSLDALPPQRSSQGSLHHSLHQGRKQGQTLLLPGSTVLHFLVSKNLKTMFQMFCPVFWLFQTEG
- the IL9R gene encoding interleukin-9 receptor isoform X3; the encoded protein is MWAACARITGCCSYLRTRAERLCRDSRRQVTCRSGGLGPLSLDVGSGRCIWEGRTLENGALMRDMGTWLLICSCICTWVGLGASAPGEGGGTACQGVSCQSLTVTHSRPGAAATVSLSPGPGAGTVTCLNNNILRIDCHWSAPEPSQGAKSWLLFTSKHGPGSKHRCVFQASVCSVLLPPEEVLVPSDSFSITLHHDVSGEEQVSLVDSQYLPRRHVKLDPPLDLNSNVSSGNCALTWSISPALEPLTSLLSYELAFKKQEETWEQARYKDRIFGVTWLILEAVELDPGSSYEARLRVQMATPEDEVAEEERFEGLWSRLTPALGKPHGTLVAVFIFFLLTSLTFVLFKLSPRVKKTFDQHVPSPAAFFQPLYSVHDGNFQTWTGAHRAGWSLSQDYVGTPREGSESSVQEAVAMLTYDTGVPWQSLGLEEEEGLGTGLPADVLSAGHMEWRGQPPAYLPQEDWGPVSPPGPAPLPSQGSSSGYCALGCYQACCPSTIPGDTHSSVSILPVAFGISRDQLNLDPQQGDAGLDPESYRALTWSVAPCLFWGKWTKVFGAHP
- the IL9R gene encoding interleukin-9 receptor isoform X1 produces the protein MWAACARITGCCSYLRTRAERLCRDSRRQVTCRSGGLGPLSLDVGSGRCIWEGRTLENGALMRDMGTWLLICSCICTWVGLGASAPGEGGGTACQGVSCQSLTVTHSRPGAAATVSLSPGPGAGTVTCLNNNILRIDCHWSAPEPSQGAKSWLLFTSKHGPGSKHRCVFQASVCSVLLPPEEVLVPSDSFSITLHHDVSGEEQVSLVDSQYLPRRHVKLDPPLDLNSNVSSGNCALTWSISPALEPLTSLLSYELAFKKQEETWEQARYKDRIFGVTWLILEAVELDPGSSYEARLRVQMATPEDEVAEEERFEGLWSEWSQAVSFRSPWIRGRLTPALGKPHGTLVAVFIFFLLTSLTFVLFKLSPRVKKTFDQHVPSPAAFFQPLYSVHDGNFQTWTGAHRAGWSLSQDYVGTPREGSESSVQEAVAMLTYDTGVPWQSLGLEEEEGLGTGLPADVLSAGHMEWRGQPPAYLPQEDWGPVSPPGPAPLPSQGSSSGYCALGCYQACCPSTIPGDTHSSVSILPVAFGISRDQLNLDPQQGDAGLDPESYRALTWSVAPCLFWGKWTKVFGAHP
- the IL9R gene encoding interleukin-9 receptor isoform X4, coding for MWAACARITGCCSYLRTRAERLCRDSRRQVTCRSGGLGPLSLDVGSGRCIWEGRTLENGALMRDMGTWLLICSCICTWVGLGASAPGEGGGPGAGTVTCLNNNILRIDCHWSAPEPSQGAKSWLLFTSKHGPGSKHRCVFQASVCSVLLPPEEVLVPSDSFSITLHHDVSGEEQVSLVDSQYLPRRHVKLDPPLDLNSNVSSGNCALTWSISPALEPLTSLLSYELAFKKQEETWEQARYKDRIFGVTWLILEAVELDPGSSYEARLRVQMATPEDEVAEEERFEGLWSEWSQAVSFRSPWIRGRLTPALGKPHGTLVAVFIFFLLTSLTFVLFKLSPRVKKTFDQHVPSPAAFFQPLYSVHDGNFQTWTGAHRAGWSLSQDYVGTPREGSESSVQEAVAMLTYDTGVPWQSLGLEEEEGLGTGLPADVLSAGHMEWRGQPPAYLPQEDWGPVSPPGPAPLPSQGSSSGYCALGCYQACCPSTIPGDTHSSVSILPVAFGISRDQLNLDPQQGDAGLDPESYRALTWSVAPCLFWGKWTKVFGAHP